One window of the Lactococcus lactis genome contains the following:
- the tadA gene encoding tRNA adenosine(34) deaminase TadA, whose protein sequence is MNFTEEEKEFFMKEALKEAQKAAENEEVPIGVVIVKDGEIIARDFNRRELDGRATHHAEVCAIEAANQAVGNWRLLDCALFVTIEPCVMCAGAIGLARIPQVYFGATNPKFGGTVSLYQILEDKRLNHRVQVESGILEDECAKIMQDFFKNRRKK, encoded by the coding sequence AGAATTTTTTATGAAGGAAGCACTCAAAGAAGCGCAGAAAGCAGCTGAAAATGAGGAAGTTCCGATTGGAGTTGTCATCGTCAAAGACGGCGAAATTATTGCGCGTGATTTCAATAGGCGAGAGCTTGATGGTCGGGCGACACATCATGCTGAAGTTTGCGCGATTGAAGCGGCAAATCAGGCAGTGGGAAATTGGAGACTTCTTGATTGCGCCCTCTTTGTCACCATTGAACCTTGTGTCATGTGTGCCGGAGCAATTGGGTTAGCGCGGATTCCACAAGTTTACTTTGGAGCGACAAATCCTAAATTTGGAGGAACGGTCAGTCTTTATCAGATTTTAGAAGACAAGCGACTGAACCATCGAGTCCAAGTAGAATCGGGGATTTTAGAAGACGAGTGTGCAAAAATCATGCAAGATTTCTTTAAAAATAGACGAAAAAAATAA